A segment of the Ipomoea triloba cultivar NCNSP0323 chromosome 1, ASM357664v1 genome:
CCCTTAAAAACTAGCTATCATTTGCATATTGCGGCTTCAAAACTCAAAAGGGGGCTTATCACCGTTTTAGCTGCCAACTTTGGAAATTTGCGGCCCTCATTAGCCATtagtcattatatatatacaaacccCTGCATGATTTTTGTAGGAAATAAACTCCATTTTCCTCGGCAGTCACCATTATCACGTACACTATCATTACATTCCTAGCTTTCATGAAAGCAACCCATCGTGGTTGGTGCATGCTAGAATACTAATATCCCTATTCGCCGTCAAACTTCAATAAACTATTCCTTAATTTTCCAAGAATTAATAATCCAAGATGTGGGCGCTGTTCAGAGGTGCAAAGACAATCCAAACAGGTTCCACAATACAATAATATTcttgtttcttgattttttttgaatacaactgaatgtattacattgtagtatctcttcatctatactttctaaacctgttgaatatatatatagtaatgatttatttatttgtacgTGTTGCAGATGAGAACCAAAGTGGAGATAATGGTAGAAGCTTCAATGTGAATGAGGAGTATCTGTGTGCATTCAGAACAAAATCCTATTCTGATTTCTTCTTGAAAGCTCAAGAATTAGTTAAAGAGCCGCCGTCTCACGCGTTCGCTGAGATCCTTCTCGAGCCTGGGCAAGAAACTATAACAGCCATTCTTGATTCCTCAAAATTTCCTGATCTTAAACCCCTTCTCTCCAAATTCTTCGAAATCAGCGCCGAGGCTTCCAAATTCTGCACCACCCTTCTGGGAACCATCAATCATCTTCAATCTCACTTTAACTTCATCCAACAAGCCCTCGACGATGACCGCGCCGTTTCAGAGCTCCGTATTATTCTTGACAACCCATTTTCCGACCTGGAGAAACAAATTAGCTTCACGCGAATTCGCGACGAGTATTCAACCATGTTGCTACGCTTGAAATCCAAGAGGAAAACCGTGGTGAGGAAGATGGGGCCGGCGGTTTTGAGCATACCGTTAAAACCGTTGAAGAAACTGACAAACATGCGGTTCCTGAAACGTGGGATTTTAAGGATAGGTGAACAACTTGATGTTGCAGCCAAGGGGACTTACATTGTGAATACAGATTTGGAGACGATAAGTAGACTCGTATGGCGGCTTCAGGATGAGATGGAACATAACAAGGCAATCATAAAGTTGTGTTTGGATAAAAAGGAGGACAGGTTTTCTGTTAAAGTAGTAGTGTTGATGaaggagatgaagaagaacagtgttgggCTGGGAAAACAAGTGGAGGAACTTCAACAACATCTTTACTTGTGCCTTGTCACTATTAATCGCCTTCGGGCTTTGCTCATCAATCAAATTGCAAAATCTAATTCTTtcaatctttaattttaaaaaaaaatctctacatgtataattttcttttcttttatataaGAAATACAATATTTGATATCATATCgctaataattaatattgatttttttctttgtctttTTTATAGGATCAGTTTGTAATTCACCATATTATTATCTCAACACAATTGATCTTTTACTAAAATCATATTAACGTTGTCTAGCATGTTCAACCAATCATGATTAAAAGGGAGAATTAATGTATGAtcgtattaaatttaatttataatatttgaatttatttatttttaaataaaaagtcTGCAACTATCAAATTTACAAAGCTTGCATATTTTGCGACGAGCTGCCAAAGAatcacaaaaaaagaaaagtagcTTAAGTTACATATAGTCGACCGTTTTAAACCAATAAGATCAATAGACTACTCCCAAGGAGGAGTCAAACTAAAAGTCTTATGATTACCAAGCCAACAGTCATCATTTTGTCTGTGTTGCCCATATTCATAATGATTCTTAACTACCAATCCACATGCATAGGCTTAATAATTGATCAATCCAACATAATTAGTTAACAATAGTATGATACGTACGGagtatacattattattttttgaaacagtacggagtattatttagttatattattatagaaaaaatattaatcgAGCCCAAAGTGGTTAATATATGCTAGCTCATAATTAAGTCGTGTGTGTAATGAAGGCGCAACAATAAAAAGTTGTTACATTACACATGAACAAAAGTGAAAGTAATTCTCATTTTTAtatctcatttttaatttttacaaacaCTAATTCTTCCGAATATAATTTACA
Coding sequences within it:
- the LOC116012867 gene encoding UPF0496 protein 3-like, with translation MWALFRGAKTIQTDENQSGDNGRSFNVNEEYLCAFRTKSYSDFFLKAQELVKEPPSHAFAEILLEPGQETITAILDSSKFPDLKPLLSKFFEISAEASKFCTTLLGTINHLQSHFNFIQQALDDDRAVSELRIILDNPFSDLEKQISFTRIRDEYSTMLLRLKSKRKTVVRKMGPAVLSIPLKPLKKLTNMRFLKRGILRIGEQLDVAAKGTYIVNTDLETISRLVWRLQDEMEHNKAIIKLCLDKKEDRFSVKVVVLMKEMKKNSVGLGKQVEELQQHLYLCLVTINRLRALLINQIAKSNSFNL